From the genome of Ectobacillus sp. JY-23, one region includes:
- a CDS encoding PH domain-containing protein, whose product MKFAVKKDRYFVGAAYALAPIGLLSVIIGIFLEGFGAFLFVAAGLFAGIAGTFLLWALTRSYIELNNEYIIHHFGPLQRAVTLDRIRAIRYTRDTSLDMIWSATRLELWLFPHDVVTIGMPEDEEAFLHALEQKIPDINTKDRHAAL is encoded by the coding sequence ATGAAGTTTGCTGTAAAAAAAGATCGCTACTTTGTTGGTGCTGCATATGCCTTGGCGCCAATCGGTCTATTGTCTGTTATAATAGGTATCTTTTTAGAAGGGTTCGGGGCATTTTTATTCGTTGCTGCTGGATTATTTGCGGGGATAGCTGGTACATTTTTATTATGGGCGCTTACTCGCTCTTATATAGAACTTAATAATGAATATATCATTCATCACTTTGGGCCACTACAAAGAGCAGTCACATTAGATCGCATTCGCGCCATCCGATATACACGAGATACGTCTTTAGATATGATATGGTCTGCTACACGCTTAGAGCTCTGGCTGTTTCCTCACGATGTTGTAACAATTGGCATGCCTGAGGATGAGGAAGCATTTTTGCATGCGCTTGAACAAAAGATACCTGATATTAATACAAAAGACCGGCACGCAG